A genomic segment from Bacillus cereus G9842 encodes:
- a CDS encoding D-alanyl-D-alanine carboxypeptidase family protein, with amino-acid sequence MKRTIVMIVMIATLFTGMIFFSYAQRQQAVRADQPKITGQYGVTIDADTGEILYGKREDERSYPASIAKMMTTLLLLENVKEDEEITVTENAIKTESQSKKIKLRAGEKLKRDEALKLMLIISADPIAESIAEHIAGSKNEFVKMMNARAKELGTKHATFKNASGADAIGNKVSPYDIAIITKEALKYPVVLEYMNSTRTTLHTSERSPNIANYGREELYDDPYAIGSKSGLSALGKYTVVTVDEKDGKRVINVVLSSTRAQLYPDTKKMAHYAFQQLK; translated from the coding sequence ATGAAACGAACAATAGTTATGATTGTAATGATTGCTACACTATTTACAGGGATGATTTTCTTCTCTTATGCACAGAGGCAACAAGCTGTAAGAGCTGATCAACCTAAGATTACTGGGCAATATGGCGTTACAATCGATGCAGACACAGGTGAAATTTTGTATGGGAAACGCGAAGACGAACGTTCTTATCCGGCTAGTATAGCCAAAATGATGACAACCCTTCTTTTACTAGAGAATGTAAAAGAAGATGAAGAAATTACAGTTACAGAAAACGCAATTAAAACAGAAAGTCAAAGTAAGAAAATTAAACTTCGTGCTGGGGAAAAATTAAAGCGTGATGAGGCATTAAAACTTATGCTTATCATTAGTGCAGATCCAATAGCTGAATCAATTGCAGAACATATCGCAGGATCAAAAAATGAATTTGTGAAGATGATGAATGCTAGAGCGAAGGAACTTGGTACAAAGCATGCGACTTTCAAGAATGCAAGTGGTGCTGATGCAATTGGGAATAAAGTATCACCATATGACATTGCTATTATTACGAAAGAAGCATTAAAGTATCCAGTTGTTTTAGAATATATGAATTCAACACGTACAACTCTACATACTTCAGAACGCTCTCCAAACATCGCAAACTATGGACGAGAAGAACTATATGACGATCCATATGCGATTGGAAGTAAAAGTGGTCTATCGGCACTTGGCAAATATACAGTCGTAACAGTCGATGAAAAAGACGGTAAACGCGTCATTAACGTCGTATTATCTTCTACTCGCGCGCAACTATATCCTGATACGAAGAAAATGGCACATTATGCATTTCAGCAATTAAAATAA
- a CDS encoding YuzL family protein: MAKLKKNPSKAGISAASVTGNAGPHNHGVEKGRQGNNQQYKKHNMGEK, encoded by the coding sequence ATGGCAAAACTTAAGAAGAACCCTTCTAAGGCTGGAATTAGTGCAGCTAGTGTAACTGGAAATGCAGGTCCGCATAATCACGGTGTTGAAAAAGGACGCCAAGGTAATAATCAACAATATAAGAAGCATAATATGGGCGAAAAATAA
- a CDS encoding MTH1187 family thiamine-binding protein produces the protein MAIVDVSIIPVGTGNPSVSEYVAEVQKVLEKNADRVKYQLTPMNTIIEGDLPVILEVIQQMHEVPYTKGAQRVATTIRIDDRRDKVSTMEKKLNSVRSKL, from the coding sequence ATGGCAATTGTTGACGTATCGATTATTCCGGTAGGAACAGGTAATCCAAGTGTTAGTGAATATGTAGCAGAAGTACAAAAGGTGCTAGAGAAAAATGCGGATCGCGTGAAGTATCAATTAACACCGATGAATACAATTATTGAAGGAGATCTTCCTGTCATTCTAGAAGTAATTCAACAAATGCATGAAGTTCCATATACGAAAGGTGCACAGCGTGTTGCAACAACGATTCGTATTGATGATCGTCGTGATAAAGTAAGCACAATGGAGAAAAAATTAAACTCTGTCCGATCAAAATTATAA
- a CDS encoding methyl-accepting chemotaxis protein, producing MLRSLRLKIAVVFSVLISMMFVILGTAVYQLQKEKEVRSLDEYSQNAMDLVTEQLTTFVQRTDEDMGYYANSEMIRNILQGGVTPEEEAFLTKEFAEYKKNHPGILDLYIGTKDKKTLSANLAEGGQVPEGYDPTTRPWYKDSEADVKKVHWGQPSYEIATGKLSVGVSKAITAQDGSVLGVVAMDVSLGTIQKLLHNIQYNNDGEMFIINDKNMALVYPEKIGKDVSKEPLIKSLNKEVTKYAVTTIKGEDVVVYSQSFDTMKWTIGIFYPKETIDGLLNSTRNTVIMMACISLLVGIVASYLFSRRLARPLQLLKNHVQKVAEGDLTLRMKVTSKDEVGELTKHFNDMVEQMNEMVSKIKNSVSTVQQSTNSLHYLTNETVAASREVSGAMDDVSGGASTLANSVDEVSAQLENMAESVEQMNSSVGEIKGVTGKAEEASKQGLNTMRNLVRTRGQSSSIVVHTEEASDKLEQRVGSIQNVVELIKGISDQTNLLALNASIEAARAGEQGKGFAVVAEEVRKLAEQSKEATGEITTMIGDVQLEVKRVVEVVSKLKDIADVQNKVTTEAEMEFRTIMSVVNTISTSVEKIVEEVHNIGYEQGEITAVMHTIAGTSQESAAVSEEVHAATESQVNHLEKVAHTMESLTEHMKDLERLVEQFKVEE from the coding sequence ATGTTAAGAAGTTTACGTTTAAAAATTGCGGTAGTGTTTTCAGTACTTATTTCTATGATGTTCGTAATATTGGGTACAGCTGTGTATCAATTACAGAAAGAAAAGGAAGTGCGTTCCTTAGACGAGTATTCTCAAAATGCGATGGATCTTGTGACAGAGCAACTTACGACATTTGTTCAAAGAACGGATGAAGATATGGGGTATTACGCGAACAGTGAGATGATTCGTAATATACTTCAAGGTGGGGTTACTCCAGAAGAGGAAGCGTTTTTAACGAAAGAGTTTGCGGAGTATAAAAAGAATCATCCTGGTATTTTAGATTTATATATTGGTACGAAAGATAAAAAAACATTAAGTGCCAATCTTGCTGAAGGTGGGCAAGTGCCAGAAGGATATGATCCAACGACAAGACCATGGTATAAAGATTCAGAGGCTGATGTAAAAAAGGTCCATTGGGGACAACCTTCTTATGAAATTGCAACAGGAAAGTTAAGTGTAGGTGTTTCTAAAGCAATTACAGCTCAAGATGGATCTGTATTAGGCGTTGTTGCGATGGATGTATCGCTTGGGACGATTCAGAAGTTGCTTCACAATATTCAATATAATAATGACGGAGAAATGTTTATTATAAATGATAAAAATATGGCTCTTGTTTATCCAGAAAAGATAGGGAAAGATGTTTCTAAAGAGCCACTTATAAAGAGCTTAAATAAAGAGGTAACAAAATATGCGGTCACTACAATAAAAGGTGAAGATGTAGTTGTTTATAGTCAATCATTTGATACGATGAAATGGACGATAGGAATCTTTTATCCGAAAGAAACGATCGATGGGCTATTAAATAGTACGAGAAATACAGTCATTATGATGGCGTGTATTAGTTTATTAGTTGGAATCGTAGCTTCCTACTTGTTCTCAAGAAGATTAGCAAGACCACTGCAATTATTAAAGAATCACGTTCAAAAAGTAGCAGAAGGGGATTTAACGCTGCGAATGAAGGTGACAAGTAAAGATGAAGTTGGAGAGTTGACGAAGCACTTTAATGATATGGTTGAACAAATGAATGAAATGGTAAGTAAAATTAAAAACAGCGTATCAACAGTGCAACAATCAACGAATAGTTTACATTATTTAACGAACGAAACAGTAGCGGCTAGTAGAGAAGTTTCCGGAGCAATGGATGATGTGAGCGGGGGAGCTTCTACTCTTGCGAATAGTGTGGATGAAGTTTCAGCTCAGCTCGAGAATATGGCAGAGTCAGTGGAACAAATGAATAGCTCCGTTGGTGAAATAAAAGGAGTGACTGGCAAAGCGGAAGAGGCATCTAAGCAAGGATTAAATACAATGAGGAACTTAGTCCGTACGAGGGGACAATCATCTTCGATTGTTGTTCATACAGAAGAAGCATCGGATAAGTTAGAACAAAGAGTTGGATCGATTCAAAATGTTGTTGAGCTTATAAAAGGTATTTCGGATCAAACAAATTTACTTGCTTTAAATGCCTCGATTGAAGCTGCCCGTGCAGGTGAGCAAGGTAAGGGATTTGCGGTTGTTGCTGAAGAGGTTCGGAAATTAGCGGAACAATCAAAAGAGGCAACAGGAGAAATCACAACGATGATTGGTGATGTGCAATTAGAAGTAAAAAGGGTTGTAGAAGTTGTAAGTAAATTGAAAGACATTGCAGATGTGCAAAATAAAGTGACGACAGAGGCAGAAATGGAGTTCCGCACAATTATGTCAGTTGTAAATACGATTAGTACTTCAGTTGAAAAAATTGTAGAAGAGGTACATAACATAGGTTACGAGCAAGGAGAAATTACAGCGGTAATGCATACAATTGCTGGTACGAGTCAAGAAAGTGCAGCTGTTTCTGAAGAGGTACATGCTGCAACTGAATCACAGGTTAATCATCTAGAAAAGGTAGCCCACACGATGGAAAGTTTGACAGAGCATATGAAAGATTTAGAAAGATTAGTTGAGCAGTTTAAAGTGGAAGAGTAA
- a CDS encoding acyl-CoA dehydrogenase family protein — MEKTVGNAVKGGSFLVDEITIDQVFTPEDFSSEHKMIAKTTEDFIVNEVLPELEYLEQHEFDRSVRLLKEAGELGLLGADVPEEYGGIGLDKVSSALIAEKFSRAGGFAITHGAHVGIGSLPIVLFGNEEQKKKYLPLLATGEKLAAYALTEPGSGSDALGAKTTARLNAEGTHYVLNGEKQWITNSAFADVFIVYAKIDGEHFSAFIVEKEYAGVSTSPEEKKMGIKCSSTRTLILEDALVPKENLLGEIGKGHIIAFNILNIGRYKLGVGTVGSAKRAVEISAQYANQRQQFKQPIARFPLIQEKLANMAAKTYAAESSVYRTVGLFESRMSTLSEEEVKDGKAVAASIAEYAIECSLNKVFGSEVLDYTVDEGVQIHGGYGFMAEYEIERMYRDSRINRIFEGTNEINRLIVPGTFLRKAMKGELPLLQKAQKLQEELMMMMPEEVGDEPLALQKYLVTNAKKIGLMVAGLAAQKYGKALDKEQEILVNIADIVSNLYAMESAVLRTEKAIKTTGLEKNKQKVLYTEVFCQEAFNEIEADAKETLIAVENGDMLRMMLSSLRKLTRHTPLNVIPKKREIAAKILEDERYTV, encoded by the coding sequence ATGGAAAAAACAGTAGGAAATGCGGTTAAAGGCGGTAGCTTTTTAGTTGATGAGATTACGATTGATCAAGTGTTTACGCCAGAAGATTTTTCATCTGAGCATAAAATGATTGCAAAAACGACAGAGGACTTTATCGTAAATGAAGTTCTTCCAGAGCTTGAATATTTAGAACAACATGAGTTTGATCGTTCTGTTCGTCTTTTAAAAGAAGCTGGGGAGCTTGGTTTATTAGGCGCTGACGTACCAGAAGAGTACGGCGGAATTGGTCTTGATAAAGTAAGCTCAGCGTTAATCGCAGAGAAATTCTCTCGCGCTGGCGGCTTTGCAATTACTCACGGTGCTCACGTAGGTATCGGATCGTTACCAATCGTATTATTCGGTAACGAAGAGCAAAAGAAAAAGTATTTACCATTACTTGCAACTGGTGAGAAATTAGCTGCATACGCATTAACAGAGCCAGGTTCAGGATCTGACGCATTAGGTGCAAAAACAACTGCACGTTTAAATGCAGAAGGTACACATTATGTATTAAATGGTGAAAAACAATGGATTACAAACTCTGCATTCGCTGACGTATTTATCGTGTATGCAAAAATTGATGGAGAGCACTTCTCAGCATTTATCGTAGAGAAAGAATATGCTGGCGTATCTACAAGCCCAGAAGAAAAGAAAATGGGTATTAAATGTTCTTCAACTCGTACGTTAATTTTAGAAGATGCATTAGTACCGAAAGAAAACTTACTTGGTGAAATCGGTAAAGGTCATATTATCGCTTTCAACATTTTAAATATCGGCCGTTATAAATTAGGTGTTGGTACAGTTGGATCTGCGAAACGTGCAGTAGAAATTTCAGCACAATATGCAAACCAACGTCAACAGTTCAAGCAACCAATCGCTCGCTTCCCATTAATTCAAGAGAAACTTGCGAATATGGCAGCAAAAACATATGCAGCTGAAAGCTCTGTATATCGTACAGTAGGTTTATTCGAAAGCCGCATGAGCACATTATCTGAAGAAGAAGTAAAAGACGGTAAAGCAGTAGCAGCTTCTATCGCTGAATATGCAATCGAGTGCTCTTTAAACAAAGTATTCGGTTCTGAAGTATTAGACTATACAGTAGATGAAGGTGTTCAAATTCACGGTGGTTACGGGTTTATGGCAGAGTACGAGATTGAAAGAATGTACCGTGATTCTCGTATTAACCGTATTTTCGAAGGAACGAACGAAATTAATCGCCTAATCGTACCAGGTACGTTCTTACGTAAAGCGATGAAAGGTGAATTACCACTTCTTCAAAAAGCACAAAAATTACAAGAAGAGTTAATGATGATGATGCCAGAAGAAGTAGGCGATGAGCCATTAGCACTTCAAAAATATTTAGTAACTAACGCGAAGAAAATCGGCTTAATGGTAGCTGGATTAGCTGCTCAAAAATACGGTAAAGCATTAGATAAAGAGCAAGAAATTCTTGTGAATATCGCTGACATTGTAAGCAATCTATACGCAATGGAATCAGCTGTTCTTCGTACAGAAAAAGCAATCAAAACAACTGGTCTTGAAAAGAATAAACAAAAAGTGTTATACACTGAAGTATTCTGCCAAGAAGCATTTAACGAAATCGAAGCAGATGCGAAAGAAACACTTATCGCAGTTGAAAACGGCGACATGCTGCGCATGATGTTATCATCATTACGTAAATTAACTCGCCACACACCACTTAACGTAATTCCGAAGAAACGTGAAATCGCTGCGAAAATTTTAGAAGATGAGCGTTATACAGTTTAA
- a CDS encoding 3-hydroxyacyl-CoA dehydrogenase/enoyl-CoA hydratase family protein, with amino-acid sequence MFQIKKAAVLGSGVMGSGIAAHLANIGIPTLLLDIVPPALTKEEEAKGLTLEHKSVRNRFSNTAVQKLLKQKPAPLTVKGNLALIEAGNLEDDLERLADVDWIIEVVVENLDIKKKLFEKVDAVRKPGSIVSSNTSGISVEKMAEGRSDDFQKHFLGTHFFNPPRYLKLLEVIPTKETDPQVLSFMKLFGEDVLGKGVVIAKDTPNFIGNRIGTYGLLVTLQEMIKRGYSIGEVDSVTGPLIGRPKSATFRTLDVVGLDTFVHVANNVYENVQEEERDVFKVPAFMHDMLEKKWLGSKTGQGFFLKQGKEILELNPETMEYEARKKLKAASVELSKQEKGLANKLKALVYAKDRAGELLWNIITPTLLYSAKLHKEIADDIVAIDQAMKWGFGWEQGPFEVWDAIGVEKSVQKMEENGVVVPTWVKEMLEKGFTTFYKHDNGDSYYYDNGEYKRIERNKKAISLKQLKAKNGVLKKNSGASLIDLGDGILCLEFHSKSNAIGMDITQMINYAVDEVEKNYKGLVIGNQSKNFCVGANLAMILMEAQDDNYFEIELVVKNFQDAMTKIKYSSKPVVAAPYGMTLGGGTEVCLPAASIQASSETYMGLVEVGVGLIPGGGGNKELYIKHLNKMPNGVEFDLQKVANKVFESVAMAKVSTSAQEAVSNNFLGDKDGISVNGDHLLYDAKQKALALYEAGYKAPIRKKIPVVGETGYATLVLGAEAMHLSGYISEHDLHIAKKLAYVIAGGKVPYGTEVDEQYLLDVEREAFISLVSEMKSQARMQHMLVKGKPLRN; translated from the coding sequence ATGTTCCAAATTAAAAAGGCTGCTGTTCTAGGTTCAGGCGTAATGGGTTCAGGGATTGCGGCACACTTAGCTAATATTGGTATTCCGACATTATTGCTTGATATTGTACCACCTGCGCTAACAAAAGAAGAGGAAGCGAAGGGACTTACATTAGAACATAAAAGTGTGAGAAATCGTTTTAGTAATACGGCTGTGCAAAAATTATTAAAGCAAAAACCAGCTCCTCTGACAGTGAAAGGAAATTTAGCACTGATTGAAGCAGGTAACTTAGAAGATGATCTTGAGCGTCTAGCTGATGTAGATTGGATTATTGAAGTAGTAGTTGAAAACTTAGATATTAAAAAGAAATTATTTGAAAAAGTAGACGCTGTTCGTAAACCGGGTTCTATTGTAAGCTCGAATACGTCAGGCATCTCAGTTGAAAAAATGGCAGAAGGTCGTTCAGACGACTTCCAGAAACACTTCTTAGGCACACACTTTTTTAACCCACCACGATATTTAAAACTTCTAGAGGTAATACCGACGAAAGAAACAGATCCACAAGTATTAAGCTTCATGAAACTATTTGGCGAAGACGTTCTTGGAAAAGGCGTTGTTATCGCAAAAGACACACCAAACTTTATTGGAAACCGCATCGGTACGTACGGTTTATTAGTAACTCTTCAAGAGATGATAAAACGCGGCTATAGCATTGGGGAAGTTGATTCTGTAACAGGCCCACTTATTGGTCGTCCGAAGAGCGCGACGTTCCGTACATTAGATGTTGTCGGTTTAGATACATTCGTACACGTTGCAAATAACGTATATGAAAACGTACAAGAAGAAGAGCGTGATGTATTTAAAGTACCAGCTTTCATGCATGACATGCTTGAGAAAAAATGGCTTGGAAGTAAAACGGGTCAAGGCTTCTTCTTAAAACAAGGAAAAGAAATTTTAGAATTAAATCCTGAAACGATGGAATACGAAGCGCGTAAAAAATTAAAAGCTGCATCCGTAGAGTTAAGTAAACAAGAAAAAGGATTAGCGAATAAATTGAAAGCGCTTGTATACGCGAAAGACCGTGCAGGAGAGTTGTTATGGAACATCATTACACCAACTCTTTTATACTCTGCAAAACTTCATAAAGAGATTGCTGACGATATCGTTGCAATTGACCAAGCGATGAAGTGGGGCTTCGGCTGGGAGCAAGGGCCATTTGAAGTGTGGGATGCAATTGGTGTTGAAAAATCTGTTCAAAAGATGGAAGAAAACGGCGTAGTTGTTCCTACTTGGGTGAAAGAAATGTTAGAGAAAGGTTTCACTACTTTCTACAAACATGATAACGGAGATAGCTACTATTACGATAATGGCGAATATAAGCGAATCGAACGTAATAAAAAGGCAATTTCTCTTAAGCAATTAAAAGCGAAAAATGGCGTATTAAAGAAAAATAGCGGAGCGAGCTTAATTGATTTAGGTGACGGTATCCTTTGCTTAGAATTCCATTCGAAGAGCAATGCAATTGGTATGGATATTACGCAAATGATTAACTACGCTGTTGATGAAGTAGAAAAGAATTATAAAGGTCTTGTTATCGGTAACCAATCGAAGAACTTCTGCGTTGGTGCGAACCTAGCAATGATCTTAATGGAAGCACAAGACGACAATTACTTTGAAATTGAGTTGGTTGTGAAAAACTTCCAAGATGCAATGACGAAAATTAAGTACTCTTCTAAGCCAGTTGTAGCAGCACCATATGGTATGACGCTTGGCGGAGGTACAGAAGTTTGCTTACCAGCAGCTAGCATTCAAGCTTCTAGTGAAACGTATATGGGCTTAGTAGAAGTTGGTGTTGGTTTAATTCCTGGCGGAGGCGGTAATAAAGAGCTATACATTAAACACTTAAATAAAATGCCAAACGGTGTAGAGTTTGACCTGCAAAAAGTTGCGAATAAAGTGTTCGAATCTGTAGCGATGGCGAAAGTTTCTACATCAGCACAAGAAGCTGTATCGAACAACTTCTTAGGCGATAAAGACGGTATTAGTGTGAATGGTGATCACTTACTATATGATGCGAAACAAAAAGCACTTGCTTTATATGAAGCTGGCTATAAAGCGCCGATTCGTAAAAAGATACCAGTTGTTGGTGAAACAGGATATGCAACTCTTGTACTTGGTGCAGAAGCAATGCATTTATCAGGTTACATTTCTGAACATGATCTTCACATTGCGAAGAAACTTGCATATGTCATCGCGGGCGGAAAAGTGCCGTACGGAACAGAAGTTGATGAGCAGTATTTATTAGATGTAGAACGTGAAGCATTTATTAGCTTAGTAAGTGAGATGAAATCACAAGCAAGAATGCAGCACATGCTTGTAAAAGGAAAGCCATTACGTAACTAA
- a CDS encoding acetyl-CoA C-acetyltransferase, translating to MREAVIVAGARTPIGKAKRGSLKTVRPDDLGALVVKETLKRANYEGPIDDLIFGCAMPEAEQGLNMARNIGGLAGLSYDVPAITINRYCSSGLQSIAYGAERIMLGHSEAVLSGGAESMSLVPMMGHVVRPNSRLVEAAPEYYMGMGHTAEQVAVKYGISREEQDAFAVRSHQRAAKALAAGNFADETVSVDVTLRTVGSNNKLQEETIIFAQDEGVRAETSLDILGKLRPAFNVRGSVTAGNSSQMSDGAASVLLMDREKAVSDGMKPLAKFRSFAVAGVPPEVMGIGPIAAIPKALKLAGLELSDIGLFELNEAFASQSIQVIRELGLDEEKVNVNGGAIALGHPLGCTGAKLTLSLIHEMKRRNEQFGIVTMCIGGGMGAAGVFELL from the coding sequence ATGAGAGAAGCTGTCATTGTTGCGGGAGCAAGAACACCAATTGGAAAAGCAAAGAGGGGTTCATTAAAAACAGTTCGTCCTGACGATCTAGGGGCATTAGTAGTAAAGGAAACATTAAAGCGTGCGAATTATGAAGGACCAATCGATGATTTAATTTTCGGTTGTGCGATGCCAGAAGCAGAGCAAGGTTTAAATATGGCTCGTAATATCGGCGGATTAGCAGGACTTTCTTACGATGTTCCAGCTATTACGATTAACCGCTACTGTTCTTCAGGTTTACAAAGTATCGCTTACGGAGCAGAGCGTATTATGCTTGGTCACTCTGAAGCTGTATTATCAGGCGGGGCAGAATCAATGAGTTTAGTTCCAATGATGGGACACGTTGTTCGTCCGAATAGTCGCCTTGTAGAAGCAGCTCCAGAATATTATATGGGTATGGGACATACAGCAGAGCAAGTTGCTGTGAAATATGGAATTTCTCGTGAAGAGCAAGATGCATTTGCAGTAAGAAGTCATCAACGCGCTGCGAAAGCATTAGCGGCAGGTAACTTCGCTGATGAAACAGTATCTGTAGATGTGACGTTACGTACTGTTGGATCAAACAATAAACTGCAAGAAGAAACAATCATTTTCGCACAAGACGAAGGTGTGAGAGCAGAAACGTCGCTAGACATTTTAGGTAAATTACGTCCAGCATTTAACGTTCGCGGTTCTGTAACAGCTGGTAACTCTTCACAAATGAGTGACGGTGCAGCATCTGTACTATTAATGGATCGTGAAAAAGCAGTGAGCGATGGCATGAAGCCGCTTGCGAAATTCCGTTCATTTGCAGTAGCTGGCGTACCACCAGAAGTAATGGGAATCGGCCCAATCGCTGCAATTCCAAAAGCGTTAAAACTAGCTGGCTTAGAGCTATCTGATATTGGCTTATTCGAACTAAACGAAGCATTTGCTTCTCAATCGATCCAAGTTATTCGTGAACTTGGTTTAGATGAAGAAAAAGTAAACGTAAACGGTGGTGCAATCGCACTTGGACATCCACTTGGCTGTACAGGAGCAAAACTAACACTATCTCTTATTCACGAAATGAAACGCCGCAACGAACAATTCGGTATCGTAACAATGTGTATTGGCGGCGGAATGGGAGCAGCGGGAGTGTTTGAATTACTATAA
- a CDS encoding proline dehydrogenase family protein, with protein MEQLMRNSFLFLSKNKALTKLAKKYGLRFGAGRFVAGETIELATAAIQALNKQGLCVTIDYLGEFVDNEAEANEMANQSIEAIRAIGREGLDSQLSLKMTSMGLDISDEIVMNNMRRILEAAKENGVFVTIDMEDYTRCGKTIDIFKQLKSEYDNIGTVIQAYLYRTEKDIEDLNAYNPNLRLVKGAYKEPEEVAFPDKKDVDDNYKKIIKMHLLNGNYTAIASHDEAIIEYTKKLAEEHNIPRDQFEFQMLYGIRNERQLELVKEGYKMRVYVPYGNDWYGYFMRRLAERPANVAFVLKGMVKK; from the coding sequence ATGGAACAATTAATGCGAAATTCGTTTCTTTTCTTATCTAAAAATAAAGCGCTAACAAAACTGGCTAAAAAGTACGGTTTACGCTTTGGTGCAGGTCGCTTCGTCGCAGGGGAGACGATTGAATTAGCGACAGCTGCCATTCAGGCATTAAATAAGCAAGGTCTTTGTGTAACAATCGATTATTTAGGTGAATTCGTTGATAATGAAGCGGAAGCAAATGAAATGGCTAACCAATCGATTGAAGCGATCCGTGCAATTGGAAGAGAAGGTCTTGATTCGCAGCTTTCTTTAAAGATGACTTCTATGGGATTAGATATCTCTGATGAAATCGTAATGAACAATATGCGCCGTATTTTAGAAGCTGCAAAAGAAAATGGTGTGTTCGTTACCATTGATATGGAAGACTATACACGCTGTGGTAAAACAATTGATATCTTTAAACAATTAAAATCTGAATACGATAATATTGGTACTGTTATTCAAGCTTACCTATATCGTACAGAAAAAGATATTGAAGATTTAAATGCTTATAATCCTAATTTACGTCTTGTAAAAGGTGCTTATAAAGAACCTGAAGAAGTGGCGTTCCCGGATAAGAAAGATGTAGATGACAATTATAAAAAAATTATTAAAATGCACTTATTAAATGGAAATTATACTGCAATTGCTTCACATGATGAAGCGATTATTGAATATACAAAAAAACTTGCTGAAGAACACAACATTCCAAGGGATCAATTTGAATTCCAAATGTTATATGGTATTCGTAATGAGCGTCAACTTGAGCTAGTAAAAGAAGGTTACAAAATGCGTGTTTACGTACCTTATGGAAACGACTGGTATGGCTACTTCATGCGTCGTCTAGCAGAGCGTCCAGCAAACGTTGCGTTCGTATTAAAAGGTATGGTTAAAAAATAA
- a CDS encoding TrmB family transcriptional regulator: MLQKFGFSQYESQAYEVVVSSNEPLDATTIVKHSGVPKAKIYEVLARLIDKGMVMDSVSEKKKLYTALPLKLAIEKLTTEFQSNIKELETNISKKSFTDDRVWSLKMQSSIRVQSKELIESAKESIRISAWNDTLLEYLPLLEQKAKQGVQIESLIVGEVETDLENMHFLIPAEEPNALERYLLLIVDDREILFAGVEQESWQAMKTMSQPFVKFFTEFFYHDVALAKITQKHHDLFMEDEEIKSLLMKLRY; encoded by the coding sequence ATGTTACAAAAATTCGGTTTCTCACAATATGAAAGCCAAGCTTATGAAGTTGTCGTATCAAGCAATGAACCATTAGATGCTACAACAATTGTGAAGCATTCAGGTGTTCCAAAAGCAAAAATATATGAAGTACTAGCACGCCTAATCGATAAAGGAATGGTAATGGATTCTGTTTCAGAAAAGAAAAAATTGTATACAGCATTACCACTAAAGCTAGCAATTGAAAAATTAACGACAGAATTTCAATCAAATATTAAGGAACTGGAAACAAATATATCAAAAAAATCATTTACAGATGACCGTGTTTGGAGCTTAAAGATGCAATCTTCTATTCGAGTTCAAAGTAAAGAACTCATTGAAAGTGCAAAAGAATCAATCCGTATTTCAGCTTGGAATGATACTCTTTTAGAATATCTTCCTTTACTAGAACAAAAAGCAAAACAAGGTGTTCAAATTGAATCCCTTATTGTTGGAGAAGTAGAAACAGACTTAGAAAACATGCATTTTCTAATCCCAGCTGAAGAGCCTAATGCATTAGAGCGCTACTTGCTACTCATCGTTGACGATCGTGAAATTTTATTTGCTGGCGTAGAACAAGAGTCATGGCAAGCGATGAAAACAATGTCACAACCTTTCGTAAAGTTCTTTACAGAATTTTTCTATCACGACGTTGCACTTGCAAAGATTACTCAAAAACACCATGATCTCTTTATGGAAGATGAGGAAATTAAGAGTTTGTTGATGAAGTTAAGATACTAA
- a CDS encoding YusU family protein produces the protein MSEKFNEQFDGLLEKYTELLLGESNEERKEQVKKWALYSYIAKTMPALVKHWNETYPDAKEEMVQLITDIKRLNEEKRNEN, from the coding sequence ATGAGTGAAAAGTTTAACGAGCAGTTTGACGGTTTACTAGAGAAATACACTGAGCTGTTACTTGGCGAGAGTAATGAAGAGCGAAAAGAACAGGTAAAGAAGTGGGCACTTTATTCTTACATAGCGAAGACGATGCCAGCTTTAGTGAAGCATTGGAATGAAACTTATCCAGATGCGAAAGAAGAGATGGTACAGTTAATTACGGATATTAAAAGGCTGAATGAGGAGAAGCGAAATGAGAATTAA